One part of the Bacteroidia bacterium genome encodes these proteins:
- a CDS encoding outer membrane beta-barrel protein, whose protein sequence is MKINNIYITVMMSIIMCVFLGMSNVAAQDKEKKDEKTEQESEDDSTTEIRVGNKKIIIIDDDDETRRVVVETDDDDDDYDEEYEHKTHRRRKGSHVDGLGLDIGITNYFANGNYGVNAVPNDNFELRDFRPASHVALHIFPTTVSLIGRGAVNLKTALTVDWSYYHFVNDVTIVEGQEEIAFEASNVSFEKNNLMARYFQIPLLLNFNTIPGSDDGLRVSFGVYGGVLWKARTKQVSDENGKVKINGDFYLNPFRYGLTGRIDFRWFDLYFNYNLSEMFEDGQGPSTQTFTAGINVIHF, encoded by the coding sequence ATGAAAATCAACAACATTTATATCACAGTAATGATGAGCATCATCATGTGTGTGTTTCTCGGGATGAGCAATGTAGCGGCCCAGGATAAAGAGAAGAAGGATGAAAAGACCGAGCAGGAATCAGAAGATGATTCTACAACAGAAATCAGAGTAGGGAATAAGAAGATCATCATCATCGATGATGATGACGAAACCAGAAGAGTAGTTGTAGAAACCGATGATGATGACGATGATTATGATGAAGAATATGAGCACAAAACGCATCGCCGTAGAAAAGGATCTCATGTAGATGGCCTGGGACTGGATATCGGTATCACCAACTATTTCGCCAATGGCAACTATGGAGTTAATGCCGTTCCCAATGACAACTTCGAATTGAGAGATTTCCGTCCGGCTTCTCACGTAGCTCTTCACATCTTCCCTACAACCGTAAGTTTGATCGGAAGAGGTGCCGTAAACCTCAAGACAGCTTTGACTGTGGACTGGTCTTACTATCACTTTGTAAATGATGTAACCATCGTAGAAGGACAAGAAGAAATCGCTTTCGAAGCCTCTAACGTTTCTTTCGAAAAGAACAACCTGATGGCTCGCTACTTCCAGATTCCGCTCCTGTTGAACTTCAATACCATACCTGGTTCAGATGATGGCTTGAGAGTTTCCTTCGGAGTATATGGGGGTGTATTGTGGAAAGCCCGCACCAAGCAGGTAAGCGATGAGAATGGGAAAGTAAAAATCAATGGAGACTTCTACCTCAATCCTTTCCGTTATGGATTGACTGGACGGATCGACTTCAGATGGTTTGACCTCTATTTCAATTACAACCTGAGTGAAATGTTTGAAGATGGACAAGGCCCTAGTACACAAACATTCACGGCTGGTATCAATGTAATCCACTTCTAA
- a CDS encoding sigma-70 family RNA polymerase sigma factor encodes MQTATFSEVELIEGCCRGEAKYQKALYQRFYRLMFGVCLRYTDNQEDAQDILQEGFIKVFKNIQSFRRQGSFEGWVRRIMVHTSIEHYRRNSRYFMVDIEEARSLHFNADVLSNMSRNEILDIIQQLPVGYRTVFNLYVVEGYPHQEIADMLQISVGTSKSQLSRAKRILQEKITRMNEDDSRKVGNGDLV; translated from the coding sequence ATGCAAACTGCTACCTTTTCTGAAGTAGAGCTTATAGAAGGATGCTGTCGAGGGGAGGCAAAGTATCAGAAAGCCTTATATCAGCGATTTTATCGCTTGATGTTCGGAGTATGCTTGCGCTACACAGACAACCAGGAAGATGCACAGGATATTTTGCAGGAAGGATTTATCAAGGTGTTTAAAAACATCCAATCCTTCAGGAGGCAAGGGTCATTTGAGGGCTGGGTGCGCAGGATTATGGTCCATACATCCATAGAGCATTATCGGAGAAACTCCCGATACTTTATGGTGGACATCGAAGAAGCCAGAAGCCTTCATTTCAATGCGGATGTATTGAGCAATATGAGTAGAAATGAAATATTAGACATTATACAGCAATTGCCCGTGGGATATCGAACCGTCTTTAACCTTTATGTAGTCGAAGGCTATCCCCACCAGGAAATCGCAGATATGCTGCAAATATCAGTCGGAACGTCAAAGTCTCAATTGTCCAGAGCCAAACGAATATTACAGGAAAAAATAACGAGAATGAACGAGGATGATAGTAGGAAAGTAGGGAATGGAGACCTCGTTTAG
- a CDS encoding carboxylesterase family protein, with protein MASKQNPVVSTSLGKLEGKWNKAGSIASFNGIPFAKAPVGDLRWKAPQALEAWEGIRSAHKYGNFAWQRRVEMFEFMFALMEGQGWNPIKTWLLKTLLRIVPAPKQNEDCLYLNIKSPDPAPGTKLPVMVWIHGGDHQDGGSAEPFYVGESLAKEGTVYVSINYRLGLMGYFAHPELSDESEQGVSGNYGTLDQIAALKWIKDHIADFGGDPDNVTIFGESAGGESVAYMMSSPLARGLFHRAIMQSPANGGQMTQLKQEFSKYMSSEDQGKHFAKTAGISGANQLEQLRALPAKDLQKICSSMSEWGSFYPTIDGYVLPESPLAAFKRGAQAKVPLIIGSNRDEGTLIHFLLPGPVPEYRYEDLSGDKMMECLKTEFQEDVPRLMELYPGIEHRKFESEQELLGHVMFGSKARYYAEKASESGPASYFYMFTRVPPSEKQTAGSFHAAEISFVHGTDSPLLPMDAEDKKLSRSMIKYWTQFAKSGNPNLEGEVQWDTFNSSNPQWMELGVKGHSMKDSDREEQFNILNRRMERQLKQIENVKEKA; from the coding sequence ATGGCTTCAAAGCAGAACCCTGTAGTTTCCACTTCACTCGGGAAACTGGAAGGAAAATGGAATAAAGCGGGAAGTATCGCCAGTTTCAATGGCATTCCCTTTGCAAAAGCACCAGTCGGCGATCTCAGATGGAAAGCTCCTCAAGCTCTTGAGGCTTGGGAGGGAATTCGCTCCGCCCATAAATATGGCAATTTTGCCTGGCAAAGAAGGGTCGAGATGTTCGAGTTTATGTTTGCCCTTATGGAAGGACAAGGCTGGAACCCCATCAAGACCTGGTTGCTGAAAACCCTTCTTCGAATTGTACCGGCTCCCAAACAAAATGAGGATTGTTTATATCTCAATATTAAAAGCCCTGATCCAGCTCCGGGAACTAAGCTTCCAGTGATGGTATGGATACATGGAGGAGATCATCAGGATGGAGGAAGTGCAGAGCCATTTTATGTGGGAGAATCATTGGCAAAAGAAGGCACTGTATATGTCTCCATAAATTATCGTCTGGGACTCATGGGATATTTTGCCCATCCTGAATTAAGTGATGAATCCGAGCAGGGAGTATCCGGCAATTATGGAACCCTGGATCAGATTGCGGCTTTGAAGTGGATAAAGGATCATATTGCAGATTTTGGTGGAGATCCTGATAATGTCACCATCTTTGGTGAATCTGCCGGGGGAGAATCTGTAGCTTATATGATGAGCTCTCCTTTGGCTCGGGGACTATTTCACAGAGCCATTATGCAGAGTCCTGCAAATGGAGGCCAAATGACGCAACTCAAGCAGGAGTTTTCCAAGTATATGAGTTCTGAGGATCAAGGGAAGCATTTTGCCAAAACGGCCGGAATCAGTGGAGCCAATCAGCTCGAACAGCTCCGTGCGCTACCAGCCAAAGACCTCCAGAAAATTTGTTCTTCCATGTCTGAATGGGGAAGTTTCTATCCGACCATAGATGGCTATGTTTTGCCTGAAAGTCCGCTGGCTGCCTTTAAGCGAGGAGCTCAGGCGAAAGTTCCCCTAATCATTGGCAGCAATAGAGATGAAGGTACTTTGATCCACTTCTTACTGCCGGGACCTGTACCCGAGTATCGCTACGAGGATTTAAGTGGAGATAAAATGATGGAATGTTTAAAAACAGAATTTCAGGAAGACGTTCCTCGGCTAATGGAATTATATCCGGGCATAGAGCATAGAAAATTTGAATCCGAGCAGGAACTATTGGGGCATGTGATGTTTGGGTCGAAAGCCCGTTACTATGCAGAGAAAGCTTCCGAATCCGGACCTGCTTCTTATTTCTATATGTTCACGCGAGTACCTCCTTCTGAAAAACAGACGGCAGGCTCCTTCCATGCTGCCGAAATCTCATTTGTCCACGGTACCGACTCGCCTCTCTTGCCCATGGATGCCGAGGATAAAAAACTTTCCCGATCTATGATCAAATATTGGACACAGTTTGCGAAGAGTGGAAATCCAAATCTGGAAGGAGAAGTGCAATGGGATACTTTCAACTCCTCAAATCCTCAATGGATGGAATTGGGAGTAAAGGGACATAGCATGAAAGACTCTGATCGAGAAGAGCAATTCAATATTCTGAATCGCCGCATGGAAAGGCAGCTGAAACAGATCGAAAATGTTAAAGAGAAAGCATAA
- a CDS encoding response regulator transcription factor, which yields MSRSIKGFQKLGLLLESVCGFDGKNQSLVEFLIGIRLKFCYIYSMLLKGKKIRFLLCLILLLACSNISAQYLFEGRVNLDANWDRVIYLSQVYSYSDLYAIDREAVIDKAEIDEEGSFLFSGNALPSQNAIFRLHLSRSPEEIDSYIYSLYEEGPNFILFVANNQDTIRFLDSGTKRRFGKIESTTNEQAGKWLELEALKLNAYKSFSSVSSEANEKRFRQKLRKELKAFANKSEDAMAAMMSIEHLIQRDREEYRYFLEDFKQDKGFYQRLMDRLQQSYPHSDMLKVYKEELDFAEKLLGKNDKSEVLPLWVCGLIGALILLLLYMAWRLGKLQKELESLISPKIDLSKLSNQEEKIVKLISEGKSNKEIADELSVSHSTIKTHVNNIYAKLQIANRAELKELLKKSTGV from the coding sequence ATGAGCAGAAGTATTAAGGGTTTTCAGAAGTTAGGATTATTGCTCGAATCTGTCTGTGGCTTTGATGGGAAAAATCAGAGTTTGGTAGAATTCTTAATCGGCATCCGCCTGAAATTTTGCTACATTTATTCCATGTTATTGAAGGGGAAAAAGATCAGATTTCTGCTATGCCTTATCCTCTTATTGGCGTGTAGTAATATATCTGCTCAATATCTGTTTGAGGGCAGGGTGAATCTGGATGCTAACTGGGATCGAGTAATCTACTTGTCTCAGGTTTATAGCTATAGTGATCTCTATGCGATTGATCGGGAAGCTGTGATCGATAAGGCGGAAATAGATGAAGAGGGGAGCTTTCTGTTTTCCGGCAATGCACTCCCTTCGCAAAATGCGATCTTTCGTCTGCATCTGAGTAGAAGCCCGGAAGAGATCGATTCTTATATCTATAGCCTCTATGAAGAGGGCCCCAACTTCATTCTTTTCGTAGCAAACAATCAGGATACGATTCGCTTTCTGGATTCGGGTACAAAAAGAAGATTTGGCAAAATTGAATCCACAACAAATGAGCAGGCTGGAAAATGGCTGGAATTGGAGGCCCTGAAGTTAAATGCCTATAAGTCTTTTTCATCCGTTTCCAGTGAGGCAAATGAAAAGCGCTTTCGCCAGAAACTAAGAAAAGAATTGAAGGCCTTCGCGAATAAATCTGAGGATGCTATGGCTGCTATGATGAGCATCGAGCACCTCATTCAAAGGGATCGCGAAGAGTATCGATATTTCCTTGAAGACTTTAAACAGGACAAAGGCTTTTACCAAAGACTTATGGATCGACTTCAGCAATCCTATCCCCATAGTGATATGCTCAAGGTCTATAAAGAGGAACTGGATTTCGCGGAAAAATTGTTGGGCAAGAATGATAAATCTGAAGTCTTACCACTTTGGGTCTGCGGATTGATCGGAGCTTTGATTCTCCTCTTACTTTATATGGCCTGGAGATTAGGCAAACTTCAAAAGGAATTGGAGTCCCTTATTTCCCCAAAAATCGACCTCTCCAAATTGAGCAATCAGGAAGAAAAGATTGTGAAACTGATTTCAGAAGGAAAAAGCAATAAAGAAATCGCCGATGAGCTTTCGGTCTCCCATAGCACCATTAAAACGCATGTAAACAACATTTACGCCAAATTGCAAATTGCGAATAGAGCCGAATTAAAGGAACTCTTGAAAAAATCCACCGGGGTCTAG
- a CDS encoding class I SAM-dependent methyltransferase, which yields MKYKFLMLNMLIAISIACNPTQQKQEEAHHQNEEHSPRHDEKAHPGGANEYMHQSSVDRLVERFESDERNAYQKPDEVIKFLGDIQGKKIMDIGAGSGYFSVPLAQAGAKVIAADVDDEFQAYIKQRIEKNGLEDLGIELRKLPYDSPSLEASEVDMVFIVNTYHHIEDRVPYFKQVLNGIADGGELVIIDYYKHEIPVGPPHDHKIAKEVVLKELKEAGFTQIEENTELLEYQYILRAK from the coding sequence ATGAAGTACAAATTTCTCATGCTGAATATGCTTATAGCGATAAGCATTGCCTGCAATCCCACCCAACAAAAGCAGGAAGAAGCCCACCATCAGAATGAAGAACATTCACCTAGACATGATGAAAAGGCACATCCCGGAGGCGCCAATGAATACATGCATCAATCCTCTGTAGATAGATTGGTCGAAAGGTTTGAATCTGATGAAAGAAATGCCTATCAGAAACCAGATGAAGTCATCAAATTTCTCGGCGACATTCAGGGAAAAAAGATCATGGATATTGGTGCCGGATCTGGCTACTTTTCTGTACCTCTTGCTCAGGCCGGAGCTAAGGTGATTGCAGCAGATGTGGACGATGAATTTCAAGCTTACATCAAACAAAGAATTGAAAAAAACGGCCTGGAAGATTTGGGAATAGAATTGCGCAAACTTCCCTATGATAGTCCCTCTTTAGAGGCCTCTGAAGTAGATATGGTATTTATTGTTAATACCTATCACCATATAGAAGATCGAGTGCCTTATTTTAAGCAAGTACTTAATGGAATAGCAGATGGTGGAGAGCTGGTGATCATAGATTATTACAAGCATGAAATCCCGGTTGGACCCCCACATGATCACAAGATTGCTAAAGAGGTGGTACTGAAGGAATTGAAAGAAGCCGGTTTCACCCAAATAGAGGAGAATACGGAATTGCTTGAGTATCAATATATCCTCCGAGCAAAATAA
- a CDS encoding alpha/beta hydrolase-fold protein, protein MKSGIIACVFLFISLSSIAQQIDSISFASSHLGEERLITIWKPADYSPDKKYSSIYTFDAEWMFGLLTGMVEYYSGEGLEKIPPSIVVGIHFKDRNEDMGLDWDRGGLNEQGRKFKAYVEEELIPHIEASYSTSGFSSIFGHSNSSTYLNYFLFQEAPTFNAYAPISQYLLPRDSSQIAKWLPKHICKKSLYYFLTSAEKDAPFRLQSGNDHERLFEELAPEFSFEHMILPNADHLTMAAQAIPFALEALYKDFLHMDESQATAIANEVEEKAIPYVSRKLKRVGEIFGLEMKWNINDYFFAYEMASIQNDEPSVSEITQKYNQENPEDKSMYFIEGQVYESMKSLQKAKSSYLRNLQINEEAGYFSHFRLIDLLDRKLNEAELAIEVAELGIAKELDIKLHYQLAKVAAKHQVKMKLGLKHLKTFEEKYDSSMGIEREYIHLRKGQLLGGLGQKVKARAEFEEALKLNPDFEAAKEALRNFSH, encoded by the coding sequence ATGAAATCAGGAATTATCGCATGCGTATTTTTATTCATTTCCCTCTCTTCAATTGCCCAGCAAATTGATTCTATCTCATTTGCTTCTTCACATTTGGGAGAGGAAAGATTGATCACCATTTGGAAGCCGGCTGATTATTCTCCCGATAAAAAATACAGCAGCATCTACACCTTTGATGCGGAATGGATGTTTGGATTGCTAACAGGCATGGTGGAATATTACAGTGGGGAAGGTTTGGAGAAAATTCCTCCAAGCATTGTCGTCGGCATTCATTTCAAAGACAGAAATGAAGATATGGGACTTGACTGGGATAGGGGAGGCCTGAATGAGCAGGGCCGCAAGTTCAAAGCCTATGTGGAAGAAGAGCTCATCCCACATATAGAAGCTAGTTATTCGACCTCTGGTTTCTCCAGTATTTTCGGTCACTCTAATTCATCGACCTATCTCAATTATTTCCTATTTCAGGAAGCACCTACCTTCAATGCATATGCACCCATCAGTCAGTATTTGCTGCCGAGAGATAGCAGCCAAATAGCAAAATGGCTCCCTAAGCACATTTGTAAAAAATCTCTCTACTACTTCCTGACTTCTGCAGAAAAGGATGCTCCCTTTCGCCTGCAATCTGGCAATGATCATGAAAGGCTTTTTGAGGAGTTAGCTCCCGAATTTTCCTTTGAGCATATGATCCTTCCCAATGCAGATCATTTGACCATGGCAGCTCAGGCCATCCCATTTGCTCTTGAGGCCTTGTATAAAGATTTTCTGCACATGGATGAGTCCCAGGCAACAGCAATTGCCAATGAGGTGGAAGAGAAAGCCATCCCTTATGTTAGTCGAAAATTGAAGAGGGTAGGAGAGATATTCGGTCTGGAGATGAAATGGAATATCAATGATTATTTTTTTGCCTATGAGATGGCTTCAATACAAAATGATGAGCCTTCAGTTTCCGAAATCACCCAGAAATACAATCAGGAGAATCCGGAAGATAAGTCGATGTATTTCATCGAAGGCCAGGTCTACGAATCCATGAAAAGCCTGCAGAAAGCCAAATCCAGCTATCTTCGCAATTTGCAAATCAATGAAGAGGCCGGATACTTTAGCCACTTTCGCCTGATAGACCTCCTGGATCGAAAACTGAATGAAGCGGAACTTGCCATAGAGGTGGCTGAATTGGGAATCGCGAAAGAACTGGATATCAAACTTCATTATCAATTGGCGAAAGTAGCTGCTAAACATCAGGTGAAAATGAAGTTGGGCTTGAAGCATCTCAAAACATTCGAAGAAAAATATGATTCGTCTATGGGGATAGAGCGGGAGTATATTCATTTGAGGAAAGGCCAATTATTAGGAGGACTTGGACAAAAAGTTAAGGCCCGTGCCGAATTTGAGGAGGCCCTAAAACTCAATCCTGATTTTGAGGCTGCGAAAGAAGCTTTGCGTAACTTCAGTCACTAA
- a CDS encoding LytTR family DNA-binding domain-containing protein, whose translation MQKMGVDLSAIKQAKFLRYAYLFLGLAFILMMIQNAIRYGAYEHYKPLRSIFYLVNSMLLFFPLLPLSLYLARKYLTRKKNLYFLSAVLLIPLLITGFYLCSSASLYLFGYYEEILSAPYARNYFSREALLHIIVLIGIWIYAHSQKTNEPAPALIQASLGRKKMQVPISSIHWIEADDHYLRLFRAGDMLIKRSSMKDMEKNLSPDFLRIHRKYLINRSEIEGHMKDKQGNYLLLRSGHQLKIGGSYLHILETLGFHDK comes from the coding sequence ATGCAAAAAATGGGAGTTGATTTATCCGCAATCAAGCAAGCAAAATTTCTTAGGTATGCCTATCTCTTCCTGGGATTAGCATTTATTCTTATGATGATCCAGAACGCCATCCGCTATGGCGCTTATGAGCATTACAAACCCTTACGATCCATCTTCTATCTGGTCAACTCTATGCTGCTGTTTTTTCCATTGCTTCCTTTGAGTTTGTATTTGGCCAGAAAGTATCTGACAAGAAAAAAGAATCTTTATTTCCTGAGTGCGGTCTTGCTCATTCCCCTTTTGATCACGGGATTTTACCTTTGTTCCAGTGCCTCTCTTTACCTTTTCGGATATTATGAGGAAATCCTTAGTGCCCCATATGCCCGCAATTATTTTAGTCGAGAAGCGCTACTTCATATAATCGTGCTAATCGGAATCTGGATTTATGCGCATAGTCAAAAGACAAATGAGCCTGCGCCTGCTTTGATACAGGCCAGCCTGGGAAGGAAGAAGATGCAAGTCCCGATTAGTTCTATTCATTGGATCGAAGCCGATGATCATTATTTGCGCTTGTTTCGAGCAGGTGATATGTTGATCAAAAGAAGTAGCATGAAGGATATGGAAAAAAACTTGTCTCCTGATTTCCTCCGTATCCATAGAAAGTACCTGATCAATCGTTCAGAAATCGAAGGACATATGAAGGATAAACAAGGAAATTATCTACTCCTTCGTTCGGGTCATCAACTGAAAATTGGTGGTTCCTATTTACATATCCTTGAGACCCTGGGATTTCACGACAAATAG
- a CDS encoding DUF5690 family protein: MTNTRIRERLEKLNPNWLSLFTMLMAFSTYTFMYAFRKPYTAATFAEAPGFLGLGFKEILVISQVAGYALSKFIGIKVVSEMDSGRRARILLLLIGVAELALLGFALVPPPYSFVFLFLNGLPLGMIWGLTFSYVEGRKQTEVIGLGLCASFIFGSGFVKDVGKLLMEAGISEYWMPFTTGLVFSLPIIIVVYLLNQVPPPTLEDEAARTKRVPMSGAERKAFFKKFAVGLILLIIAYTALSAYRDFRDNFLADIWGELSGDDYNFSQTETPASIIVLLCLMLLVLVKDNFKALMYNHVAIFLGFVMAGLSTWAFQQEMISAYLWILMTGIATYVAYIPFNTILFDRMIATTREASNVGFLIYLADAFGYLGSVSVLLYKDFGARDLSWVEFFTQSSYALAWVGGIGTLLAMGYFARKLRMEES; the protein is encoded by the coding sequence ATGACCAATACTCGAATTCGGGAAAGACTTGAAAAACTGAACCCCAACTGGCTTTCCCTTTTTACTATGCTGATGGCATTTTCCACATACACTTTTATGTATGCCTTCAGAAAGCCTTATACTGCTGCTACTTTTGCTGAGGCTCCCGGCTTTTTGGGATTAGGATTTAAAGAGATATTGGTCATATCACAGGTTGCCGGTTATGCCTTGTCCAAATTCATCGGAATCAAGGTCGTCTCAGAAATGGATAGTGGAAGAAGGGCAAGGATTCTTTTGCTCTTGATAGGAGTTGCAGAATTGGCCCTACTGGGATTTGCCCTCGTACCTCCTCCTTATAGTTTTGTTTTTCTCTTTTTGAATGGACTTCCTTTGGGAATGATCTGGGGATTGACCTTTTCTTATGTGGAGGGGCGAAAACAAACTGAGGTTATTGGCCTGGGGCTATGTGCCAGTTTTATATTTGGTTCAGGCTTTGTGAAGGATGTAGGGAAGTTGTTGATGGAGGCTGGTATCAGTGAGTATTGGATGCCTTTTACCACAGGACTGGTATTTAGTCTGCCCATCATTATTGTCGTTTATCTGCTCAATCAGGTTCCTCCGCCTACTCTGGAAGATGAAGCCGCTCGTACCAAAAGAGTTCCTATGTCTGGTGCCGAGCGAAAAGCTTTCTTTAAGAAGTTTGCTGTGGGACTGATATTGCTGATAATTGCCTATACGGCTTTATCAGCTTATCGGGATTTTAGAGATAATTTCCTGGCGGACATCTGGGGAGAACTTAGCGGGGATGATTATAATTTTTCCCAAACCGAAACCCCTGCCTCTATTATCGTCCTTTTGTGTCTGATGTTGCTTGTATTAGTAAAGGACAATTTCAAAGCCCTCATGTATAATCATGTAGCCATCTTTTTGGGCTTCGTAATGGCAGGACTTTCGACCTGGGCCTTTCAGCAGGAAATGATCAGTGCTTACCTCTGGATATTGATGACAGGCATTGCTACTTATGTAGCCTATATTCCTTTCAATACTATCCTTTTTGATCGCATGATCGCCACCACCCGAGAAGCCAGCAATGTGGGCTTCCTCATTTATTTGGCGGATGCTTTTGGCTATCTCGGCAGCGTATCCGTTTTGCTGTACAAAGACTTTGGTGCCCGCGACCTGAGTTGGGTAGAATTCTTTACGCAATCCAGCTACGCCCTGGCCTGGGTAGGAGGGATAGGAACCCTCCTGGCCATGGGATACTTTGCGAGGAAACTGCGGATGGAAGAATCCTAA